A genomic region of Lates calcarifer isolate ASB-BC8 linkage group LG9, TLL_Latcal_v3, whole genome shotgun sequence contains the following coding sequences:
- the LOC108886047 gene encoding LOW QUALITY PROTEIN: claudin-23-like (The sequence of the model RefSeq protein was modified relative to this genomic sequence to represent the inferred CDS: deleted 1 base in 1 codon), which yields MPGRSTQEWVRLSLRTPGILIFGMVMAPCGWVLDLTATVAPNWRTLHNIPNTPTEEFIEQGIWDICRTTTTSSRPACGLNDSTYFGNQIIEVAQGLMVASLIVTILGLAVAIPGVRCWKDSPNWTVAGLGGLLIFLSGVMTIIPIAWYTHILTEVTSVSPLVDVRVGYCIVLGYIGGIFEVLGGFVMFIGICRCCGGKNRGERRVEEVTGTRFTHQKPPPRSSVPSLNRARSTTSSVPYSKDSMDDDVSFPRAKSPAARSVNTSYSGRPYDADL from the exons aTGCCGGGGCGATCAACGCAGGAGTGGGTCCGGTTATCCTTGCGCACCCCGGGGATCCTGATCTTCGGGATGGTCATGGCTCCCTGCGGTTGGGTCCTGGACTTGACCGCCACGGTGGCCCCAAACTGGAGGACCCTCCACAACATCCCCAACACCCCGACCGAGGAGTTCATAGAGCAAGGCATCTGGGACATCTGCAGGACCACCACAACCTCCTCGAGACCGGCGTGCGGCCTGAATGACTCCACGTACTTTGGCAACCAGATCATCGAGGTCGCCCAGGGTTTGATGGTAGCATCCCTCATCGTGACAATACTCGGGCTGGCCGTGGCCATCCCGGGGGTCCGGTGCTGGAAAGACAGTCCTAACTGGACGGTGGCCGGCCTGGGCGGACTGTTGATCTTTCTCTCGGGCGTCATGACCATCATACCCATCGCCTGGTACACCCACATCCTCACCGAAGTCACGTCGGTGTCCCCGCTCGTGGACGTGCGCGTGGGTTACTGCATCGTTCTGGGCTACATCGGCGGGATATTCGAAGTCCTGGGCGGCTTCGTCATGTTCATCGGCATCTGCCGCTGCTGCGGAGGAAAGAACAGAGGGGAGAGGCGGGTCGAGGAGGTCACTGGCACCAGGTTCACCCACCAGAAACCGCCGCCTAGAAGCAGCGTGCCGAGCCTGAACCGGGCCAGGAGCACCACCAGTAGCGTCCCGTACTCCAAGGACTCCATGGATGATGATGTGTCC TTCCCCAGGGCCAAGAGTCCCGCAGCCCGGTCAGTGAACACCTCCTACAGCGGCAGACCCTATGATGCAGACCTATGA